atttttatattgCCGTATTGATGttgatatatataatatatagggCCTATCCTTTGCTTTTCCAATTCCTAGCCAATACACAGATTGCTGCCATGATGGGGAAGGTAATGTAGTCTGTTTCATTCACACGCAAACTTCTTTAACAACTTTAATGTtctaatcattttttttttttaaaaattcctGCAGCGGAACTGCCGCTGGAATTTCCAGATGGCACTACACCAGTAACATGTCGTGTGTCAATATATGATAGTTCTACTGATAAAAAGGTTGGTGTTGGATCATTAATGGACAAGGCTTCTGCTCCTCCGCTTCCTTCAGGCAGCCTGTACATGGAAGAGGTGCATGTTAAGGTGCGACACTTCCTTAATCAACCTGGACATTTTTTTAAAAGGTGTCCAACAATTGGTTAATCAATTTCTCTAGTGGATGTCCATCTGCTATTAGTTTCAATATTGATTTACAATATCATGAAAGTGTGGTACTGTAGTCTCTTTTAAGGCTAAAACTTTATATTCTTTATATTGGATCTGTTTTAATGCCATATTGATTTGTGCAGCTTGGTGAAGAGTTATGTTTTTCCACAGGTGGGCAGCATATTCCTTTCGGGGCATCACCACAGGTAAGTTTTTTGTTGTACATGGTTGATCTCCAATATTATAATCTGTGCGCGTGCAAATTTACACTCATTAGATGATGCATCTACCATTATGATTTCAACCACATTTCTGAACCCTGCAAATCATGCCGTGAAATTGTTGTGTGCTTATATATCTTTCTTCTTAGTCATGTGGAGGATCACTAGATGTTATAGATGCACAAACAGTAGATAAACACGGCTGCAAAGGTAATGAGTGAGAAATCTCATTCTTCATGAAGAAGCTTGGCTGGATTTTGAGGAGGACTGTtagttgtgttttttttttcttgtaacaCTTGTGATGGTGGAATGATAACTTAGCATATCAAATGAGAATAATGGTCTGTTTGGTATTAATGGTAGAGCTACTATTGAGAAAAACATATTCTTAAACATATCGGTTAGAGAGTATTCAAAATTGATCTAGTTTAGTCATACGATgatcaaataacaaaaaaacttttttaaaattgatttgcTTTTTAATATCTGgttgttttttttgttttctctaAAAAGCGCTTTTTTGGCCCTGCAACTCATTGCGAAATGGTGTCTATGCTATTTGTGAAACAGAGGAAATTGAATTTGATGGCTTCATTCTTCTCATTAGGTGTTGAGGCTTTATTGTTGAAGAATTGAGTTGTTGCAAGGAAAGCTTCATTTATGGGGCTGTGTGTGCACCTATATGTGATAGCATGATACAATGGTTATCAATGTATAACTTACCTCATATTTACCCTCTTGTTTTGAATGCAGGATGTTTGGACTGAATTAGGTCGTCCCTGTGGAATTCATCAAAAGCAGGTATTGTAGAGTTCTATGCTTTCTACATGTAATATTGATTCAGTTATACGACTAATAACTGAATAGAGTATAGTATTTCAATCTAGCAATAAGTACTGCAATTGACTCCTAACCTTGACTTTATGATAACACATTCAAGGTGAAATCAAATAGTGAATACAAAAGCTTTTGTTTTTGGTATTGGATCATAGTTGTGATGTAGCCCTATAGATGCATGACCCGTTTCAATTGAAAGAAACCGAAACTGAGTCatctttttacttatttttggAGAACTCCTGCCTAGTGCCCAACACCTTTCTGTATGAGTGCGTTTATCCTACTACTGTTGGCATAATCACTATCTTAGTGCTAGAATATTATTAGATTCACAAAAATATACACATTGGTATATATTGATTTTGTTAGCTGTACAGGTAGACCAAATGGTCATTCACTCTGCTTCAGACCCTCGTCCACGGACAACCCTTTGTGGAGATTACTTCTATAACTATTTCACTCGTGGTTTGGACATCTTATTTGATGGACAGGTATTAATGTCTTTCTCCATCCCCCTTTCACTTTGTGGTTTTGGACCTGGAGATGTCTTCTGGAAGTGTTTATCTTGATACTGTGTGTACTGATCTTTTTCCACAAAGTATGCTTTTAACTATTGTGATTTTGCAGACTCATAAGATCAAGAAGTTTGTTTTGCACACAAACTACCCTGGTCATGCAGATTTTAACTCATATATAAAGTGCAACTTTGTTATTCAAGGTTTGGACTGTATTTCTTTGTTTGTTTTTGAGAGACTTTGGTTAACACTGTTAATGGAGAAACTGATGAACTATTTTTCATTTCTTGCTTGCATTTGGGGATTTGCTGCAGTAAATAACTCGAAGAATATTACGCCAAGCACAAAGTGGGACCAAGTTAAGGTATAACTTTTAACCATTGCTGtgcttgtttctttttttttttttggggaatattttaatGTAGATTTTCTTTGGTTACTCAAGTGAAAAGAGCAACATATTCTTTAAGATTTTTAATTGTCATGTACGTATATATATTCATGGTGCTAtcttgttttccttttctttttttcacccCATAAAATGTtggcattaattttttttcttttgttattcacTAGTGGAGGATTATTATAACTAAAGAATATTCACTGTAGGAAATTCTTGGGGACTGTGGCCGAGCAGCTATCCAAACGCAGGGTTCTGCAAGTAATCCTTTTGGATCCACATTTGTATATGGTTACCAAAACATTGCTTTCGAGGTAAGCTGTTTGATAGGTTTATGATCAATGTTGAATCTTTGATCAAAGTTgaactattattaaaaaatatgcaACCTATTTATGGAGTTCTTCCTGCATTTCTCTTGCTAATGAATAATTTCTTTGCTCTTAACAGGTGATGAAAAATGGTTATATTGCAACTGTAACTCTCTTCCAGTCATGATTATTTTCCTCTGGTACACATTGCTATACACTTCTCTTTCTATGTGCTTTTTGTTAACAATTTTCTTTGGTTGCCAGAAATTTTGTTGGATAATATCAAAATTGGATTTCAGTTCAATTGAACTGTACTTAAAccctaatatttttcttttattaaattagaagtCCCTTAAGCTTATGTAATTCAATTTTGCTggagaaacaaagaaaaattgAACATTCTATAGGGTGGAGAATCTGGTTAAAAGAGGCTGTATTAAGCAattcatattaataattaacAGGATATCTTGAAGGCCCTGCaaagtaaaattaatttcaataccATGAGAAATTAGATTTATCCTGTTCATTTTCTTTTACAATctgtaaatttaattgaatatgttGTAACAAATTCATATTGTTGAACATATGAATCGAATTACAAAATCATTTGAATAGCAGtcttaaaaattcattttgttAGTTGGATTTGACAAGAAAGAATTTGAATGAGCTTTGCACAAATTTACTTTGATTTGGTAGATTCATGAGTGGTGGTTGGGTAAGTGTTCTTATAAATGGAGGTCAGATTCATAAATGTGGATGAGCAtttgtttgaaattgaatttacTCATGAATACACCATCTAAAATTTGGTTGATTTTTATGCTTCTTTACTGGTTCAGATTACTAAGGTTTCATTTGGATACAAAAGCTGAACTCCTGAGGATTTGAGTTTGGTCTTTAGTGCAGATTGTATAAATAATGATTTAAGAGGGTGAGTTTGACAATTATCACCATAATAGCGTGCATTTCAAATTCACCATCAAACACATCATCTTCATTCATGAAACTGACCTTGGTTCAGTGGATATGTCCAATTAGAGGAAATGTAATAAATGCTATAGCTAACGAAAACATCAATACTTCCAAACCTTACCTATCCAAACATATTTGTAAGTGGAATCAAAGCAACTTCGAATATGTGTTCTATTTGGGGCGGGGAGTTAGTTTACAATGCTTTGTGCAAGattatttcatgttttaagaaCCATCTAGATTGCCAATCCTGCGTACTATTTTGGACTTTTCTCCTCAAGTGTCACTAAAATCTTGTTCTTTGTGTGTGTTTTGTTCATAAGTTCTGCCATACTATGTCATTATGTTTGTTATAGCCAAATGATATAATGATTGGAACTTCAATAATTTGTACAAACTCAGGTGGTGCTGCCGCGTGCTTGGACTGGGTGGAtgttgtaaaattaattttagtggaAATCGGTGCCAGTTGCCACATCAGCATTACGTGGGGAAGCAGTGTTGGAATTGTGAATAACTGTACttgctttctttttaaaaaaatatatatggttCATTTGTACATATGATTAGTACCTATCTGATGTAATTCTTAATAACTTATGCAAGCTTGTACTCAACTCTAATGGCATCAAGATGGATTCTATTGGGTGCTGAAATTGCTATTCAAATTGTTGATTTGCGAACTTCCTGAAAACCCTTGACCAAGAAAAAA
This is a stretch of genomic DNA from Manihot esculenta cultivar AM560-2 chromosome 2, M.esculenta_v8, whole genome shotgun sequence. It encodes these proteins:
- the LOC110609703 gene encoding PHAF1 protein At3g51130 translates to MLQHQHQPPAQRTRRRCEGTAMGAIVLDLRPGLGIGPFSLGMPICEAFAQIEQQPNIYDVVHVKYYDEEPLKLDIVISFPDHGFHLRFDPWSQRLRLIEIFDVKRLQMRYATSLIGGPSTLATFVAVYALFGPTFPGIYDKDRGVYTLFYPGLSFAFPIPSQYTDCCHDGEAELPLEFPDGTTPVTCRVSIYDSSTDKKVGVGSLMDKASAPPLPSGSLYMEEVHVKLGEELCFSTGGQHIPFGASPQDVWTELGRPCGIHQKQVDQMVIHSASDPRPRTTLCGDYFYNYFTRGLDILFDGQTHKIKKFVLHTNYPGHADFNSYIKCNFVIQVNNSKNITPSTKWDQVKEILGDCGRAAIQTQGSASNPFGSTFVYGYQNIAFEVMKNGYIATVTLFQS